A segment of the Xenorhabdus bovienii SS-2004 genome:
CGCGGTTTCAACGACTCCACTCATTGACATGCAAATCCGTTACTGGTTTAACCCTGCGGCCATCAGCCAGCATTTTCTCATCCCCGGCGCTATTTCAATTATTATGACGGTGGTAGGAGCGATCCTCACTTCTCTTGTGGTCGCCCGCGAATGGGAACGGGGAACAATGGAAGCACTGTTGTCAACCCAAGTCACCCGAACTGAATTACTGCTCGCCAAACTATTACCCTATCAAGTGCTGGGTTCTTTCGTCATGGTGCTTTGCATGGTATTCACTGTGTTTGTACTGGGCATTCCCTATCGCGGCTCACTCTGGCTATTGGCACTGATTTCCAGCCTCTATCTCGCTACCGCCTTAGGTATGGGCTTGCTGATTTCTACTGTGACACGCAATCAATTCAATGCAGCAATGATTGCCCTGAATGCCGCTTTTTTGCCTGCCATTATGTTATCCGGCTTTGTTTTTGAAATAGACAGTATGCCCGCGTTTATTCAGGCAACCACTTATGTCATCCCTGCCCGCTATTTCGTCAGCAGCTTACAAACGCTATTTCTGGCGGGTAACATCGGCACTGTGCTGATCACGAATTTGCTTCTGCTGATTGCCAGCGCCATCGTTTTTATTGGCCTGACCGCATGGAAAACCCGTCGGCATCTGGATTAAGAAGGAAAGAGCATGTTTTACAGCCTGTATACGCTAGTCATGAAAGAGTTACAGTCTCTCCTGAGGAATCCCCAAACACGGGCCACTCTGATTGTGCCGGTTCTCTTTCAAATGACCCTGTTTCCCTGGGCGGCCACACTGGAGGTCAAGAATGCCACCATTGCTATTTATAATGAGGACAAGGGGCAGGCTTCCATTGAATTAACCCAGCGTCTGGCAAAATCGAAAGCATTTCCTGACATTATTTTGTTAACCAGTTCGCAGGAAATCCGCCCGACGTTAGATAACCGTAAGGCACTGCTATTGGTGCGCTTTCCTCAAAATTTCAGTGCCAATATTGCCAGCCAGACACCGACATCAATTCAGGTCTTACTGGATGGACGCAACTCAAACAGCGCACAAATTTCCGCTAATTATATCCAGCAGATTGTGATGAATTATCAGAAGGAATTATTAGGCAATTCGGCCAGTCTCAACAATAGCGATTTAATCATTCGTAATTGGTATAACGCCAATCTGGATTATAAATGGTTTGTGGTGCCATCACTGGTTGCCATGATTACGACAATTGGCGTTTTGATCGTGACCGCACTTTCCGTTGCCCGTGAAAGGGAGCAAGGAACACTGGATCAATTGCTGGTTGCTCCGTTGGCGACATGGCAGATTTTCCTCGGTAAAGCGATCCCCGCATTGGTTGTTGCAACCACTCAGGCAAGTATTGTTTTACTTATTGGGACACTGTTTTACCAAATCCCTTTTGCCGGCTCCCTGCTGCTATTTTATGGCTGCACTCTGGTTTATGGGCTATCGCTTGTTGGTTTTGGCTTACTTATCTCCGCTGTCTGTTCAACGCAGCAGCAGGCTTTCATCGGCGTGTTTGTGTTTATGATGCCAGCTATTCTGCTGTCTGGGTATATTTCCCCCGTCGAAAATATGCCCGTTTGGTTACAGGATATTACGTGGGTTAATCCTATTCGGCATTTTACTGATATCACTAAGCAAATTTATTTGAAAGGCGCGGATTTTTCAGTGATTTGGCACAGCTTATGGCCGTTATTAGTCATTACCGTGACAACTGGCGGGATCGCCTATCGGTTATTCCGTAGTAAAATTGCTTGATGAATTATGAGAAATTATGTTCTCCCGAACTTTTGGCTGATTTTTCAGTGAGGTATTCCACAGGAGCAGCTCTTGACCGGAGGTGGAAAAAGAGGGAAACATAACCGATCATCATTCTGTTTTTACATTCTCTTTAAAAAATAATTAACAGAAAGATAATGGGAAATAATATATCAACAATTAATCAGAAAAAGATCTTCTTACTTTCTTTTTAATATAAAAAAACCTGCTAATGCAGGTTTTTCTCAAAATATTCAATGGTAATTAACGACGGTCACCGAGAATACGTAACAGCATCAGGAACAGGTTGATGAAGTCCAGATACAGAGTCAATGCGCCAGTAATAGAATATCTGCGCAGGTTCTCTTTATCGTTAACATCCAGCTCCGCACCCATTTCTTTCAGTTTCTGAGTGTCATAAGCAGTCAGACCCGCGAAGACCAGAACACCAATATAGGTGATTGCCCACATCAGTGCCGGACTTTTCAGCCAGATGTTTATCAGAGAAGCCAGAACGATACCAATCAACCCCATAAACAGGAAGCTACCTAAGCCACTCAGACTGCGCTTAGTGGTATAACCATAGACACTCAGTGCACCAAACATCGCCGCTGAAATGACAAAAGTGCTGGCAATTGAACCACTCGTGTAAACCACAAAAATACTGGAAAGCGTCAGCCCTGTCAGCATGGAATACAGCATAAACAACCCTGTTGCCAGCGCACCGCTCATTTTATGAACCAAGCCAGACAGCACAAATACCAGTGCAAGCTGGGCGATGATCAGGCCATAAAATACAATGGAGCTGCTAAAAATTGCGTTTAAGATTTCAGGGCTATTTGCTACATATCCTGCAACAAATGCAGTTAACAGCAG
Coding sequences within it:
- a CDS encoding ABC transporter permease, coding for MSHPERIRPEYQGAHKAVSFSWRRLKALCIKESKQIIRDPSSALIAVVIPLMLLFIFGYGINLDSGKLRLGILMEQQSEDARELVHAFTGSPYIDATVSDNRQLLINKMQMGGIRGIIVIPVNFDVQLARVGGHAPIQVITDGSEPNTANFVQGYAKGVWQIWLQQRGQNRAVSTTPLIDMQIRYWFNPAAISQHFLIPGAISIIMTVVGAILTSLVVAREWERGTMEALLSTQVTRTELLLAKLLPYQVLGSFVMVLCMVFTVFVLGIPYRGSLWLLALISSLYLATALGMGLLISTVTRNQFNAAMIALNAAFLPAIMLSGFVFEIDSMPAFIQATTYVIPARYFVSSLQTLFLAGNIGTVLITNLLLLIASAIVFIGLTAWKTRRHLD
- a CDS encoding ABC transporter permease, with amino-acid sequence MFYSLYTLVMKELQSLLRNPQTRATLIVPVLFQMTLFPWAATLEVKNATIAIYNEDKGQASIELTQRLAKSKAFPDIILLTSSQEIRPTLDNRKALLLVRFPQNFSANIASQTPTSIQVLLDGRNSNSAQISANYIQQIVMNYQKELLGNSASLNNSDLIIRNWYNANLDYKWFVVPSLVAMITTIGVLIVTALSVAREREQGTLDQLLVAPLATWQIFLGKAIPALVVATTQASIVLLIGTLFYQIPFAGSLLLFYGCTLVYGLSLVGFGLLISAVCSTQQQAFIGVFVFMMPAILLSGYISPVENMPVWLQDITWVNPIRHFTDITKQIYLKGADFSVIWHSLWPLLVITVTTGGIAYRLFRSKIA
- a CDS encoding Bax inhibitor-1/YccA family protein, encoding MDRYQRSSGSIVQKAGSGVQTYMAQVYGWMTCGLLLTAFVAGYVANSPEILNAIFSSSIVFYGLIIAQLALVFVLSGLVHKMSGALATGLFMLYSMLTGLTLSSIFVVYTSGSIASTFVISAAMFGALSVYGYTTKRSLSGLGSFLFMGLIGIVLASLINIWLKSPALMWAITYIGVLVFAGLTAYDTQKLKEMGAELDVNDKENLRRYSITGALTLYLDFINLFLMLLRILGDRR